From one Branchiostoma floridae strain S238N-H82 chromosome 3, Bfl_VNyyK, whole genome shotgun sequence genomic stretch:
- the LOC118411371 gene encoding uncharacterized protein LOC118411371 isoform X4 — protein sequence MGLLDLLRKMSGKEDGSSAKRSFSSRIPSFSKRRQQQQQQQPQAGAEEPLLGDTSRTGDTPKHHSSRGAPYKRNFGFGFRKRQQNQKEQTNPSEMVQQLEATIAKSGGAMTKDSLENRSLDIDKQQNVPSSTQISKQDVVEKTPNSNRTRWGVKKSQTVVTDRNSNFALPATPEVSRSIRNMPKSKSEESIKSTSSQERAKSGRSRLPKSHTMNPTRPLQSQSASGSGSARVVKPVVRPQNLVRAGAAPSTADTPGSRVRTQSNASTASNVSSASHCSTRTPKRSSQETAQKESGQKVEGRSSAASKSAGKTVGGHSARGGTEADLKTTPAKHEAKKDTREKGTPVRSHYRQESSAKSPKSPGVVSSSRLKPESPLTATVRRDSFDLHNESASSDLESDDLMLDMDSSHDEHEQSFDQCDERPRHHRRWHSPRRNARAQTDGDGREDSDTLEELDTSHSQKSPRTQPQRVKKQGCSEQKYRRRQYGRSRAQTTPSDSPHRDRPRSQSTPMKPPRQMSASFDEEEGVTIDTSSFRYLLQDMTGMKTCLLKLKRILQEVETSSPFEHTPAGKVGIMTDQGFTDKNHLLSTMLDGAMGEVEGKGMKKENEDMRKELAQLRQQLAEKDRTISLLQTQMEKYSDARDGHVTKSVKSVATQTEPQSKRFPWSRPTPLSRSQSMREPSPITPGRKRRYRRQKNNQKLESDAQGTQPSQTVLSTQRRSERRSAQKAQDYLDPIEELYDQNLPVSDGEEEERGGIHHSSSSQQHLSDTEQTLDILSVYHNDVSTHNIKSTAVAKVDDIDIDKLKPEAYKEKHDFASLTTEDYNQISESIAPQLPYDKNDSCIEVEDVTVVGNQLPSGSTEGDGLVATMSLLGAEVTSADPLTTHDEKMQITKKEVVMYKNQEQETCKTIESSKDSSPVPVLGAEGRDSAATEDHEAKCLLSPTTDSEEIKREEQQKQQQNHEYMNCTDISTDQSPSITSPDVAATTVDTLASSDHELSSVQDSHSLNTTFSIEKDDLSACLTESDVVNITLEVEEEKGNAQEMTYEITQSDLTKDGKNEGKKPLAAAFSSMQPLPQEQRQEDGESSQQRSSGADQGLETIRERSLSFAGFGRPASGYQHGNSSYADVLTAGSPAQGGAQPLRERSQSFAALKGTQGRRGIPMYQKSKERSTTEGVIGRSQSYTGLQEQGRSGIPSMKKNTPGDVNTEGALAKGKSQSLAALKYQGKKESRMPLPSQGRGGQRFAGQPRESSIPEMRGRSFTFPKSKATKENTEKQSRKEGKHPSAQASETVMDKAGKAAPSTPSGGTAAGTEENAPTPKGRSKGRIPVFGKWYKR from the exons ATGGGGCTTTTGGACTTACTCAGAAAGATGAGCGGAAAGGAAGACGGTTCATCGGCAAAGAGGAGTTTTTCTTCAAGAATTCCATCCTTCTCCAAGAGGAgacagcagcagcaacaacagcaaccTCAGGCTGGTGCAGAAGAACCTCTTTTAG GGGATACCAGTAGAACAGGAGATACTCCCAAGCATCATTCATCAAGAGGTGCCCCTTACAAGCGAAATTTTGGGTTTGGCTTCAGGAAGAGACAGCAAAATCAGAAGGAACAGACAAACCCTAGTGAGATGGTCCAACAGTTGGAGGCAACCATTGCCAAGTCTGGGGGTGCCATGACTAAAGACAGTCTGGAGAACAGATCATTAGACATAGATAAACAACAGAATGTACCAAGCTCTactcaaatttcaaaacaagatGTTGTGGAAAAAACACCCAATTCTAATAGAACAAGGTGGGGAGTGAAGAAATCTCAAACAGTTGTGACTGATCGCAACAGTAATTTTGCCTTACCTGCCACGCCCGAGGTCAGTCGCTCTATCCGCAACATGCCGAAGTCAAAATCTGAGGAAAGCATCAAATCTACCTCGTCCCAGGAGAGGGCAAAGAGTGGAAGAAGTAGACTTCCGAAATCACACACAATGAATCCCACCAGACCTCTCCAATCGCAGTCAGCTTCCGGGTCGGGGTCTGCGAGGGTAGTTAAACCTGTGGTAAGGCCGCAAAACCTTGTACGTGCTGGTGCGGCACCTTCCACTGCCGACACACCAGGAAGTCGTGTGCGTACGCAGTCTAACGCTAGCACTGCATCAAATGTCAGCTCTGCAAGCCATTGCTCTACTAGAACACCAAAGAGATCTTCTCAGGAAACAGCACAGAAGGAGAGTGGACAGAAAGTAGAAGGGAGAAGTTCTGCAGCCAGCAAAAGTGCTGGGAAAACCGTAGGTGGACATAGTGCTAGGGGAGGTACTGAAGCTGACTTGAAAACTACACCAGCGAAGCATGAAGCCAAAAAGGACACACGAGAAAAGGGAACTCCAGTTAGgagccactatagacaggaatCATCAGCCAAAAGTCCGAAGAGTCCTGGAGTTGTAAGTAGCTCAAGACTCAAACCCGAGTCACCTCTCACTGCAACTGTACGCAGAGACAGTTTCGACCTCCATAACGAGTCAGCGTCGTCAGACCTGGAGTCAGATGACCTCATGTTGGACATGGATTCATCGCACGATGAACATGAGCAGAGTTTCGATCAGTGCGACGAAAGACCGCGGCATCACAGGCGATGGCACAGTCCACGACGGAATGCAAGAGCACAGACGGACGGTGACGGTAGGGAAGACAGCGACACTTTGGAAGAGCTTGATACAAGTCATTCACAAAAAAG CCCCAGGACTCAACCACAAAGAGTAAAGAAACAGGGATGTTCTGAGCAAAA ATATAGAAGAAGACAATATGGGAGATCTCGGGCCCAAACCACCCCCTCTGACAGCCCGCACAGAGACAGGCCCCGTTCTCAATCCACCCCAATGAAACCACCCAGGCAGATGTCAGCAAGCTTTGATGAAGAGGAAGGGGTCACGATCGACACCTCCTCTTTCAGATACCTCCTTCAAGACATGACAGGCATGAAGACGTGTCTATTGAAACTGAAGAGAATTCTCCAAGAG GTGGAAACATCTTCACCATTTGAGCACACTCCAGCTGGAAAGGTAGGAATCATGACTGATCAG GGATTTACAGACAAGAATCACTTGTTGTCAACAATGTTAGATGGAGCCATGGGAGAAGTTGAAGGAAAGGGCATGAAAAAG GAGAATGAAGACATGAGAAAGGAGCTTGCTCAGTTGAGACAACAACTTGCAGAGAAAGATCGTACCATCTCTTTACTTCAGACACAAATG GAAAAGTACAGTGATGCAAGAGATGGCCATGTCACTAAAAGTGTCAAGTCAGTTGCAACGCAGACAGAACCTCAGTCCAAG CGTTTCCCTTGGAGTAGACCAACCCCGTTAAGCAGATCTCAATCCATGCGAGAACCCAGCC CCATTACACCAGGGAGAAAGAGGAGGTATAGGAGGCAAAAGAACAACCAAAAGTTGGAATCAGATGCCCAGG GGACACAGCCGAGCCAGACTGTTCTCTCTACCCAACGAAGGTCGGAAAGAAGGTCGGCCCAGAAAGCTCAG GATTATTTGGACCCTATTGAGGAGTTATATGA CCAAAACCTTCCGGTGTCTGATGGAGAAGAGGAAGAGAGAGGAGGCATTCACCATTCGTCATCAAGTCAACAGCATCTAAGTGATACAGAGCAGACCCTGGACATTCTTTCAGTTTATCATAATGATGTAAGCACCCATAACATAAAGAGCACAGCAGTAGCAAAGGTGGACGATATTGACATAGACAAGCTGAAGCCAGAGGCTTACAAGGAAAAACATGACTTTGCATCCCTTACTACTGAAGATTATAACCAAATCAGTGAAAGCATTGCCCCACAGCTACCATATGATAAGAATGATTCTTGCATTGAGGTTGAAGATGTAACAGTAGTTGGAAATCAGCTTCCATCAGGAAGCACAGAAGGGGACGGACTTGTAGCCACCatgtctctccttggtgctgaagtgacATCTGCTGACCCATTGACAACTCATGATGAGAAGATGCAGATTACAAAGAAAGAAGTGGTGATGTACAAAAATCAAGAACAGGAAACATGCAAAACCATAGAGAGCAGCAAAGACAGCAGtcctgtccctgtccttggtgctgaaggcaGAGACAGTGCTGCAACCGAAGATCATGAAGCAAAGTGCCTCCTTTCTCCAACTACAGACAGTGAAGAGATCAAAAGGGAAGAGCAACAGAAGCAGCAGCAAAACCATGAGTATATGAATTGTACAGATATCAGCACAGACCAGTCACCTTCCATCACAAGCCCTGATGTTGCAGCCACAACAGTTGATACTCTGGCCAGTTCTGATCATGAATTGTCTTCAGTGCAAGATTCCCATTCTCTCAATACAACATTCTCCATTGAGAAAGATGATCTTTCAGCCTGCCTTACAGAATCAGATGTTGTCAACATCACCCTGGAAGTAGAGGAAGAGAAGGGAAATGCACAGGAGATGACATATGAGATTACCCAAAGTGATCTGACAAAAGATGGCAAGAATGAAGGCAAGAAACCACTGGCAGCAGCTTTCAGCAGCATGCAGCCACTACCGCAAGAACAAAGGCAAGAAGATGGTGAATCTTCTCAGCAAAGGAGCAGTGGTGCTGACCAAGGGTTGGAGACAATTAGAGAAAGAAGCCTGAGCTTTGCAGGATTTGGTAGACCAGCATCAGGTTATCAGCATGGCAATTCGTCATATGCAGATGTCCTGACTGCAGGCTCACCCGCACAAGGTGGTGCACAACCCCTCAGAGAGAGGTCACAAAGTTTCGCTGCGTTGAAAGGAACGCAAGGGCGCAGGGGCATCCCCATGTATCAGAAGAGTAAAGAAAGGTCCACGACAGAAGGTGTTATTGGAAGAAGTCAAAGTTACACAGGCCTCCAGGAGCAAGGGAGGAGCGGAATTCCCTCCATGAAGAAAAACACACCCGGGGATGTGAATACTGAAGGGGCTTTAGCAAAAGGAAAGAGTCAGAGCTTGGCAGCGTTGAAGTACCAAGGGAAGAAGGAAAGCAGAATGCCTCTGCCCTCACAGGGTAGAGGTGGGCAAAGGTTTGCAGGTCAGCCGAGGGAGTCCAGCATCCCAGAGATGAGGGGGCGAAGTTTCACCTTCCCAAAGTCTAAGGCTACAAAGGAGAACACAGAGAAACAGAGCAGAAAGGAAGGAAAACACCCATCAGCACAGGCATCAGAAACCGTAATGGACAAGGCAGGTAAAGCAGCTCCCTCTACTCCAAGTGGAGGAACTGCAGCTGGCACTGAAGAGAATGCTCCTACGCCAAAAGGGAGGAGCAAGGGTCGTATCCCTGTGTTTGGGAAATGGTACAAGCGTTAG
- the LOC118411371 gene encoding uncharacterized protein LOC118411371 isoform X3, with the protein MGLLDLLRKMSGKEDGSSAKRSFSSRIPSFSKRRQQQQQQQPQAGAEEPLLGDTSRTGDTPKHHSSRGAPYKRNFGFGFRKRQQNQKEQTNPSEMVQQLEATIAKSGGAMTKDSLENRSLDIDKQQNVPSSTQISKQDVVEKTPNSNRTRWGVKKSQTVVTDRNSNFALPATPEVSRSIRNMPKSKSEESIKSTSSQERAKSGRSRLPKSHTMNPTRPLQSQSASGSGSARVVKPVVRPQNLVRAGAAPSTADTPGSRVRTQSNASTASNVSSASHCSTRTPKRSSQETAQKESGQKVEGRSSAASKSAGKTVGGHSARGGTEADLKTTPAKHEAKKDTREKGTPVRSHYRQESSAKSPKSPGVVSSSRLKPESPLTATVRRDSFDLHNESASSDLESDDLMLDMDSSHDEHEQSFDQCDERPRHHRRWHSPRRNARAQTDGDGREDSDTLEELDTSHSQKSHVAQDRNATPETQRRRNRRRYRRRQYGRSRAQTTPSDSPHRDRPRSQSTPMKPPRQMSASFDEEEGVTIDTSSFRYLLQDMTGMKTCLLKLKRILQEVETSSPFEHTPAGKVGIMTDQGFTDKNHLLSTMLDGAMGEVEGKGMKKENEDMRKELAQLRQQLAEKDRTISLLQTQMEKYSDARDGHVTKSVKSVATQTEPQSKRFPWSRPTPLSRSQSMREPSPITPGRKRRYRRQKNNQKLESDAQGTQPSQTVLSTQRRSERRSAQKAQDYLDPIEELYDQNLPVSDGEEEERGGIHHSSSSQQHLSDTEQTLDILSVYHNDVSTHNIKSTAVAKVDDIDIDKLKPEAYKEKHDFASLTTEDYNQISESIAPQLPYDKNDSCIEVEDVTVVGNQLPSGSTEGDGLVATMSLLGAEVTSADPLTTHDEKMQITKKEVVMYKNQEQETCKTIESSKDSSPVPVLGAEGRDSAATEDHEAKCLLSPTTDSEEIKREEQQKQQQNHEYMNCTDISTDQSPSITSPDVAATTVDTLASSDHELSSVQDSHSLNTTFSIEKDDLSACLTESDVVNITLEVEEEKGNAQEMTYEITQSDLTKDGKNEGKKPLAAAFSSMQPLPQEQRQEDGESSQQRSSGADQGLETIRERSLSFAGFGRPASGYQHGNSSYADVLTAGSPAQGGAQPLRERSQSFAALKGTQGRRGIPMYQKSKERSTTEGVIGRSQSYTGLQEQGRSGIPSMKKNTPGDVNTEGALAKGKSQSLAALKYQGKKESRMPLPSQGRGGQRFAGQPRESSIPEMRGRSFTFPKSKATKENTEKQSRKEGKHPSAQASETVMDKAGKAAPSTPSGGTAAGTEENAPTPKGRSKGRIPVFGKWYKR; encoded by the exons ATGGGGCTTTTGGACTTACTCAGAAAGATGAGCGGAAAGGAAGACGGTTCATCGGCAAAGAGGAGTTTTTCTTCAAGAATTCCATCCTTCTCCAAGAGGAgacagcagcagcaacaacagcaaccTCAGGCTGGTGCAGAAGAACCTCTTTTAG GGGATACCAGTAGAACAGGAGATACTCCCAAGCATCATTCATCAAGAGGTGCCCCTTACAAGCGAAATTTTGGGTTTGGCTTCAGGAAGAGACAGCAAAATCAGAAGGAACAGACAAACCCTAGTGAGATGGTCCAACAGTTGGAGGCAACCATTGCCAAGTCTGGGGGTGCCATGACTAAAGACAGTCTGGAGAACAGATCATTAGACATAGATAAACAACAGAATGTACCAAGCTCTactcaaatttcaaaacaagatGTTGTGGAAAAAACACCCAATTCTAATAGAACAAGGTGGGGAGTGAAGAAATCTCAAACAGTTGTGACTGATCGCAACAGTAATTTTGCCTTACCTGCCACGCCCGAGGTCAGTCGCTCTATCCGCAACATGCCGAAGTCAAAATCTGAGGAAAGCATCAAATCTACCTCGTCCCAGGAGAGGGCAAAGAGTGGAAGAAGTAGACTTCCGAAATCACACACAATGAATCCCACCAGACCTCTCCAATCGCAGTCAGCTTCCGGGTCGGGGTCTGCGAGGGTAGTTAAACCTGTGGTAAGGCCGCAAAACCTTGTACGTGCTGGTGCGGCACCTTCCACTGCCGACACACCAGGAAGTCGTGTGCGTACGCAGTCTAACGCTAGCACTGCATCAAATGTCAGCTCTGCAAGCCATTGCTCTACTAGAACACCAAAGAGATCTTCTCAGGAAACAGCACAGAAGGAGAGTGGACAGAAAGTAGAAGGGAGAAGTTCTGCAGCCAGCAAAAGTGCTGGGAAAACCGTAGGTGGACATAGTGCTAGGGGAGGTACTGAAGCTGACTTGAAAACTACACCAGCGAAGCATGAAGCCAAAAAGGACACACGAGAAAAGGGAACTCCAGTTAGgagccactatagacaggaatCATCAGCCAAAAGTCCGAAGAGTCCTGGAGTTGTAAGTAGCTCAAGACTCAAACCCGAGTCACCTCTCACTGCAACTGTACGCAGAGACAGTTTCGACCTCCATAACGAGTCAGCGTCGTCAGACCTGGAGTCAGATGACCTCATGTTGGACATGGATTCATCGCACGATGAACATGAGCAGAGTTTCGATCAGTGCGACGAAAGACCGCGGCATCACAGGCGATGGCACAGTCCACGACGGAATGCAAGAGCACAGACGGACGGTGACGGTAGGGAAGACAGCGACACTTTGGAAGAGCTTGATACAAGTCATTCACAAAAAAG TCATGTTGCTCAAGACAGAAACGCTACTCCTGAGACTCAGCGACGAAGAAATAGAAGAAG ATATAGAAGAAGACAATATGGGAGATCTCGGGCCCAAACCACCCCCTCTGACAGCCCGCACAGAGACAGGCCCCGTTCTCAATCCACCCCAATGAAACCACCCAGGCAGATGTCAGCAAGCTTTGATGAAGAGGAAGGGGTCACGATCGACACCTCCTCTTTCAGATACCTCCTTCAAGACATGACAGGCATGAAGACGTGTCTATTGAAACTGAAGAGAATTCTCCAAGAG GTGGAAACATCTTCACCATTTGAGCACACTCCAGCTGGAAAGGTAGGAATCATGACTGATCAG GGATTTACAGACAAGAATCACTTGTTGTCAACAATGTTAGATGGAGCCATGGGAGAAGTTGAAGGAAAGGGCATGAAAAAG GAGAATGAAGACATGAGAAAGGAGCTTGCTCAGTTGAGACAACAACTTGCAGAGAAAGATCGTACCATCTCTTTACTTCAGACACAAATG GAAAAGTACAGTGATGCAAGAGATGGCCATGTCACTAAAAGTGTCAAGTCAGTTGCAACGCAGACAGAACCTCAGTCCAAG CGTTTCCCTTGGAGTAGACCAACCCCGTTAAGCAGATCTCAATCCATGCGAGAACCCAGCC CCATTACACCAGGGAGAAAGAGGAGGTATAGGAGGCAAAAGAACAACCAAAAGTTGGAATCAGATGCCCAGG GGACACAGCCGAGCCAGACTGTTCTCTCTACCCAACGAAGGTCGGAAAGAAGGTCGGCCCAGAAAGCTCAG GATTATTTGGACCCTATTGAGGAGTTATATGA CCAAAACCTTCCGGTGTCTGATGGAGAAGAGGAAGAGAGAGGAGGCATTCACCATTCGTCATCAAGTCAACAGCATCTAAGTGATACAGAGCAGACCCTGGACATTCTTTCAGTTTATCATAATGATGTAAGCACCCATAACATAAAGAGCACAGCAGTAGCAAAGGTGGACGATATTGACATAGACAAGCTGAAGCCAGAGGCTTACAAGGAAAAACATGACTTTGCATCCCTTACTACTGAAGATTATAACCAAATCAGTGAAAGCATTGCCCCACAGCTACCATATGATAAGAATGATTCTTGCATTGAGGTTGAAGATGTAACAGTAGTTGGAAATCAGCTTCCATCAGGAAGCACAGAAGGGGACGGACTTGTAGCCACCatgtctctccttggtgctgaagtgacATCTGCTGACCCATTGACAACTCATGATGAGAAGATGCAGATTACAAAGAAAGAAGTGGTGATGTACAAAAATCAAGAACAGGAAACATGCAAAACCATAGAGAGCAGCAAAGACAGCAGtcctgtccctgtccttggtgctgaaggcaGAGACAGTGCTGCAACCGAAGATCATGAAGCAAAGTGCCTCCTTTCTCCAACTACAGACAGTGAAGAGATCAAAAGGGAAGAGCAACAGAAGCAGCAGCAAAACCATGAGTATATGAATTGTACAGATATCAGCACAGACCAGTCACCTTCCATCACAAGCCCTGATGTTGCAGCCACAACAGTTGATACTCTGGCCAGTTCTGATCATGAATTGTCTTCAGTGCAAGATTCCCATTCTCTCAATACAACATTCTCCATTGAGAAAGATGATCTTTCAGCCTGCCTTACAGAATCAGATGTTGTCAACATCACCCTGGAAGTAGAGGAAGAGAAGGGAAATGCACAGGAGATGACATATGAGATTACCCAAAGTGATCTGACAAAAGATGGCAAGAATGAAGGCAAGAAACCACTGGCAGCAGCTTTCAGCAGCATGCAGCCACTACCGCAAGAACAAAGGCAAGAAGATGGTGAATCTTCTCAGCAAAGGAGCAGTGGTGCTGACCAAGGGTTGGAGACAATTAGAGAAAGAAGCCTGAGCTTTGCAGGATTTGGTAGACCAGCATCAGGTTATCAGCATGGCAATTCGTCATATGCAGATGTCCTGACTGCAGGCTCACCCGCACAAGGTGGTGCACAACCCCTCAGAGAGAGGTCACAAAGTTTCGCTGCGTTGAAAGGAACGCAAGGGCGCAGGGGCATCCCCATGTATCAGAAGAGTAAAGAAAGGTCCACGACAGAAGGTGTTATTGGAAGAAGTCAAAGTTACACAGGCCTCCAGGAGCAAGGGAGGAGCGGAATTCCCTCCATGAAGAAAAACACACCCGGGGATGTGAATACTGAAGGGGCTTTAGCAAAAGGAAAGAGTCAGAGCTTGGCAGCGTTGAAGTACCAAGGGAAGAAGGAAAGCAGAATGCCTCTGCCCTCACAGGGTAGAGGTGGGCAAAGGTTTGCAGGTCAGCCGAGGGAGTCCAGCATCCCAGAGATGAGGGGGCGAAGTTTCACCTTCCCAAAGTCTAAGGCTACAAAGGAGAACACAGAGAAACAGAGCAGAAAGGAAGGAAAACACCCATCAGCACAGGCATCAGAAACCGTAATGGACAAGGCAGGTAAAGCAGCTCCCTCTACTCCAAGTGGAGGAACTGCAGCTGGCACTGAAGAGAATGCTCCTACGCCAAAAGGGAGGAGCAAGGGTCGTATCCCTGTGTTTGGGAAATGGTACAAGCGTTAG